One region of Trachemys scripta elegans isolate TJP31775 chromosome 8, CAS_Tse_1.0, whole genome shotgun sequence genomic DNA includes:
- the TMEM275 gene encoding transmembrane protein 275, with protein sequence MFSEKSSTSLSKKPSQKKTRPQGLPSPALCCACGLCIMLAGINITLVGAFAFGTFLPVNNPPIIIGPILLVVAFTFFGACCICSRRPPAHGARKSKPGSNIGLIKPGNTAFEIETSEHTVQDTTAVQLSPTNSPVSSRKSTPVHENSKTCKLFTMDGNGPAAKYTAGGESIQLNLPRDLMTS encoded by the coding sequence ATGTTCAGTGAAAAGAGCAGCACCTCTTTGTCCAAGAAACCTAGCCAGAAAAAGACCAGGCCCCAGGGGCTCCCATCCCCTGCTCTCTGCTGCGCCTGCGGACTTTGCATCATGCTCGCCGGGATCAACATCACCCTGGTGGGAGCGTTCGCTTTTGGGACCTTCCTCCCCGTGAACAACCCCCCCATCATCATCGGACCCATCCTGTTGGTGGTTGCTTTCACGTTCTTCGGGGCCTGCTGCATCTGTAGCCGGAGACCACCCGCCCATGGGGCGAGGAAATCCAAGCCAGGTTCCAACATCGGACTCATCAAACCCGGTAACACGGCCTTCGAGATAGAAACCAGCGAGCACACGGTGCAGGACACCACCGCCGTGCAGCTGAGCCCAACCAACTCGCCTGTGTCCTCCAGAAAGTCCACACCCGTCCATGAGAACTCCAAGACCTGCAAACTCTTCACAATGGATGGTAACGGGCCGGCGGCAAAATACACAGCAGGAGGGGAATCAATTCAGCTGAACTTGCCTAGAGACCTTATGACATCCTAA